Proteins from a genomic interval of uncultured Desulfuromusa sp.:
- a CDS encoding efflux RND transporter periplasmic adaptor subunit gives MTEAKNKKRLVIKIIIPLLILIIGFAGFNMMGKLKKAPQRQRPPQQGVLVDVITLEAKNHLVKVHATGTVQAEQEISLVPEISGKVSWISPQLVSGGFFKKGETLLQIETSDFQLAIEMARAEIAQVQVALATERERAKVALAEWERIDIPDKGTPGPLVTREIQMQQQLANLAAAEANLQLAELNLRRTELKAPFDGRIREEQVDLGQYLRSGTSIGTFSGTDRAEIYIPLQVNELSWLKIPSATQKQGSLADIYLPGDKSSKWSGKVMRSLGEIDPTSRMATLVVMVEDPYQQNGVGKNSELQNGLFVDIEIHGEEIADIISIPRKALHTDNQVWIADSENHLNLRTVDILRREKQQILVKGGVLPGEKLVLTTLSGATEGILLRPVLLENPQ, from the coding sequence ATGACTGAAGCAAAAAACAAAAAACGCCTGGTAATAAAAATTATCATTCCCCTGCTGATCCTGATCATCGGTTTCGCAGGATTCAATATGATGGGAAAACTCAAAAAAGCGCCACAACGGCAGCGCCCGCCACAACAGGGAGTGTTAGTGGACGTTATTACGCTGGAAGCGAAAAACCATCTGGTAAAAGTGCATGCGACCGGAACGGTTCAGGCAGAACAGGAAATTTCCCTGGTCCCTGAAATCAGCGGCAAAGTCAGTTGGATTTCGCCACAACTGGTCAGTGGTGGATTCTTTAAAAAAGGAGAAACTTTACTGCAAATTGAGACCAGTGATTTCCAACTCGCCATCGAAATGGCCCGCGCTGAAATTGCTCAGGTTCAGGTCGCACTGGCCACTGAGCGTGAACGAGCCAAGGTTGCACTGGCCGAATGGGAGCGGATCGATATCCCTGATAAAGGCACACCGGGCCCTCTGGTCACGCGAGAGATTCAGATGCAACAACAGCTGGCCAACCTTGCGGCAGCTGAAGCGAATCTACAGCTGGCAGAGTTAAACCTGCGCCGCACCGAACTGAAAGCCCCTTTTGATGGGCGAATTCGTGAGGAGCAGGTCGACCTTGGTCAATACCTGCGCAGCGGAACCAGTATCGGTACCTTTTCCGGCACTGATCGAGCGGAAATCTATATTCCTTTACAAGTCAACGAACTTTCCTGGTTGAAGATCCCATCAGCAACCCAAAAACAGGGATCGTTGGCCGACATTTACCTCCCCGGTGACAAAAGCAGCAAATGGAGTGGAAAGGTCATGCGCAGTCTCGGTGAAATCGACCCGACCAGCCGCATGGCAACCCTGGTCGTCATGGTTGAAGATCCCTATCAACAAAACGGTGTCGGGAAAAATTCTGAACTGCAAAATGGTCTGTTTGTGGATATTGAGATTCATGGTGAGGAGATTGCCGATATCATCAGTATCCCACGCAAAGCACTCCATACCGACAACCAGGTCTGGATTGCCGACAGCGAAAATCACCTCAATTTGCGCACCGTAGACATCCTGCGGCGAGAAAAGCAACAGATCCTAGTCAAAGGGGGAGTCCTGCCCGGAGAGAAACTGGTGCTGACAACCCTTTCAGGTGCAACAGAGGGAATCCTTCTTAGACCCGTGCTGCTGGAGAACCCGCAATGA